In Lolium perenne isolate Kyuss_39 chromosome 5, Kyuss_2.0, whole genome shotgun sequence, the sequence gcagGCCCCTTATTTTTCCCCGTATTTCGCCGCTTTTTCGCCCCGTATAAAAAAATTGCTCGTAGATACACCgctccgtctagcagaccccgtatttgaCCCCGTATATTTGTAAATTTAAAACCCCGGGAAACTAGTTCATTCATAGTTTGTCGATCATACATAGGAATCGACATACCTACGTACAAAATGCGCGATCATGGATCGCGACTTCTAGTCGGAGAGGTCGATGATGAACccgtcggcctccgcctccgcctcccgcgcctccgcctccgcctccttcacggcggcgatggccgccgccctatcttcctcctccgccctcttcctcTCGTCGGCGTCCTTGAGGGACTCTTCAATCGCCTTCAAGAAGGCGGGGTCCTggtcctcgtcttcctcctcctcctcctcgccggcaaGCGGAGCACCTCCGCCGCTGGTACTCCCGATGGTCGCCCTCCATGCCTCGGCCACCCGGCGTTGGCGCTCCCACTCGGCGCGCCATGCCTCGAACTtggggccgctcatcggtttgagcggcGGGTCCTCGTGGTACCAGCGGCCGCCCCGCGTGAAGTCACGGAGCTTCTGCGGGACGAACGTGCCGCCGTCGTACTTGCAGGCCGCACGACGGCTCCCGGCGGTGGATCTTTTGCATTGAAGCCGCCAGGCATCCTCCacgttgtccggcgagcgggatcgcttcgatccgctcgccggcgaggcggtaCTGCGGCGGCGGGAGTCCATGCCGGAGATGGGGTGGAATACGGCGCGGGGTAGTgaggaattgctcgccggagctaaCTAAGGAggtggcggcgcacggcggagctagggttgcgagtgaggggttaacccctcactcgcacctgcgcccagtataagtagggggcggcggggccgatttcctgggccccgtattccgccgaaatggggcggcccgaatacggggcctgctagacggcccaaaccgcgcCTGCCCGTATCTCGCCGGAATTTTATGGGGTGGACGGGttataaggggcctgttagacatgctcttagagaACGGCGTGGAGTCTGCATCGTCCGGCAACCTTCAAGGAGATCGGAGACAACCGTTTCGTGGTACGTTTTTCATCTGAAGGAGACTGGAAGCATGTTCTACGTAATGGACCTTGGCAGTTTGACTTTAATGTTATGCTGGTCAAGAACTTTGATGGAGCTATTCGACCCTCTGAGATGCAATTTGATTCTTTGGAGTTGTGGGTCAGAGTGTTAGATCTGCCGATGGATTTCATGAATAGAGTATATGGGGAGATGATTGGCGATTGGATTGGGAAGTTTGTATCAGTGGATGTCGATGAGGAAGGACTGGCGTGGGGAAAGGATTTACGGATCAGGGTGTCTGCTAAGGTCGATCAACCATTGCTGCGAGGGGTGTGGCTTAAAGATGATGATAACGCAGATGGGGTGGACCAGAGAACGGACAAGGAGAAAACCTGGTTTGATCTTAAGTATGAAAAGTGCCTCACTTCTGTTTTAACTGTGGGTGCCTTGTTCACGGAACTGAGGGCTGCCAGGCAGAAAAGGAGGAAACTCCTCAATGGGGTGAATGGCTGCGAGCTTCGCCAAGGAGGAATACCTCTTCGTTCTCCTCCTCTCGGCCAGCGTGGTCCTCAGGCAGCAGGGGCAGTTGGTCAGAGGGGTCTGTGCAAAGGTTTGGAGGGGGAGGTGGCGGCTTTGTTCGTGACCTGCCTCCGAAACGTCACCTGCACTTCTCACCGTCGGAGTCTAACTCGTCCCGCACTGGTGGGTATGATGTGAGAAGAGACAGCAGGGAAGTGACGAGTCATGGGAAGAACAAGGAGAAGGTAGTAGAGGAGGATCGCGACCAAGTCTTGGGACCTCAGAAAAAGAAGGGGATAAAAGGGACCTACACTCGCCGACCTAGAGCTCAGCAGGAACACCAAGGAAGTTCATTACCGCAGAAGCAGGAAGGGAACAGAAATAGGAAGAGGAGTACAAAACAGGTGTGGCTGCCGGTTCCTGTTCAAGTGGTTGGTGAAGGCAGCAATGAATCGGCTGGGAAAAGGCAGAGGACGGCCTCTGTCTTCGACAGGATAGAAGAACCAGCTGATGTCCAAGGAGAGCGTCGAGGAGGATCTGTTTTTGAGAGGATTGAAGAACCAGCGGCGGACTCTGCGATGCAGGGCCGCCGAGATCAATGAATTGTTTAAGCCTAAACTGTCGTGGTTTGGGGGCTGACGCGGCGGTAGGCGAGTTAAGGGACATGTGCAGGTCCTACAACCCCTCAGTTCTGTTCCTCTGTGAGACAAAAAAGAGATCAAAAGAGATGGACAAACTGAAATGGAGTCTTGGTTTCCCCAACGGTGTGTCTGTTGACTGTGATGGTAGGAGTGGTGGTCTAGCGCTATGGTGGAAGGAAGGTGTTGAGGTATCCGTGCGACCCTGGTGCCAGATGTATATCGATGCCAAGATTACGTATGAAGGAAAAACCTGGAGGTTCACTGGCATCTATGGGGAGCCAAGAACCGAGTTAAGATCACAGACGTGGGAGGCTCTAAGGTATCTCCGGATGCAAGATGACTTACCTTGGCTGTGTGTGGGAGATTTTAATGAGATCCTTGTTGCTACTGAACAATGTGGAGGTAatccaagaagtcatgcacagatGGAAGCGTTTCGGCACTGCCTGGAATTCTGTGGCCTCCAAGACATGGGCTATAAGGGTTATGATTTTACATGAAGTAACAGACGGTTGGGTGTAGATAATATCCAGGTAAGGCTGGATCGAGGAACGGCGTCAGCGTCCTTCCTCGATATATACCCACTGTCCTCGATTGAACATATTTGTACGGAGGAATCTGACCACATGGCGGTTTTGGTGAAGCTGAGAGCGGATGATGTGGTGTCTAGACCCACTGTCTGCCGAGGTTTCCAATTTGAAGAGATGTGGACGAAGCATGAGGGCTAcgataatatgatcaaggagacgtGGGATAGGAGGAATATGGGCGTCACGGACATAAAGGGCCTATGGAGACAGCTCCAGGAGGTTTCCTCGGATATATAGAAATGGAGTTTCGAGACGTTTGGGTCCGTGAAAGCTGAAATTAAGAGGCTTCAAGCTCAACTAGACCTTGCTAGGGCGGAGGCAAGGGAGCTGGGGCCGAATCAACATATACAGAGCATTGAAGCACAACTGCATAGCATGTACGAGAAAGAGGAGATCATGTACAAACAGAGGTCTCGGCAAGACTAGCTGCGTGCGGGTGACAAGAACACCAAGTATTTCCAGAACCGTGCGACACATAGGAGGCGCAAGAACACGGTACGCGGTCTGTGGAGAGAGGATGGCACCCTCTGTACAACGAATGATGAGATGTGCGCACTGGCGCGGTGTTTCTATGATCATCTGTACAAAACTGAGGGTTCTAGTGGCGGGGATGAGGTTCTGAACTTAATCGAACCTTTGGTATCTGCTGAGATGAATGCCGATCTGACTGCGGATTGGTCTGACGATGAAATATCTGCGGCACTGTTCCAAATGGGTCCCACAAAAGCTCTAGGTCTGGATGGCCTACCTGCTTTATTTTACCAAAGACACTGGTCTTTGCTAAAACCCCATGTGTGCAAGGCTGTTAGGGACTTCCTAACAGGGCGAGAGTGCCCGGATGATTTTAATGACACGATCATTGTGCTTATTCCAAAGATCATCGCTCCTGATCTTCTCAGTCAGTTCAGACCGATCAGCTTGTGTAATGTCCTGTATAAGATTGCGGCGAAGGTTCTGGCTAATAGACTGAAACAAATTCTTCCAATTTTGATATCTGAGGAGCAAAGTGCCTTTGTGTCTGGCAGGTTGATCACAGACAATGTCTTAGTGGCGTATGAATGTGTCCAGGCTATTCGGACCAGGAAGCGTAAAAAACCTCTTTGTGCTGTCAAATTGGATATGATGAAGGCGTACGACCGAGTTGAATGGGTCTTCCTGGAGAGGATGATGAGGAGGATGGGCTTTGAGGAGGCATGGATCAGTATGGTCATGAGGTGTGTGCGCTCGGTCAGATTTTCGGTAAAACTGAATGGACAAGTTTC encodes:
- the LOC139831763 gene encoding uncharacterized protein, which produces MCRSYNPSVLFLCETKKRSKEMDKLKWSLGFPNGVSVDCDGRSGGLALWWKEGVEVSVRPWCQMYIDAKITYEGKTWRFTGIYGEPRTELRSQTWEALRYLRMQDDLPWLCVGDFNEILVATEQCGGNPRSHAQMEAFRHCLEFCGLQDMGYKGYDFT